TAACGGCATCGTTATAAGACGTCACAATGTACTAATTGTCCTTTCGATGATTCGACCGATATATCCTGCCtgtttatttacaatataataagcacatatacacaaatgAGATTGCCTCTCTTCTCTGCTGGATGTAGTATGTGTGTAATCGTTCTCGAGGTAAGTTGTTATTCCTATCGTAACGCATGTCTATCTTTTGAACAattcttaatattaaattacgaTTATAGATCAAGTATATGTTATAGGCGATAACTATGAAGTATCTTTTTCCTTAACCGTGCATAATGGTACTTCAAAATTCGCGATACCCGCAATACGACGATATATTGTGCGCGTCCATATTGGGCATTCGACGATCACGTGTGCGTTTACGCATGCTCCTAAGTATTTATTCAGAATTATGTTTCTTAGTTAggcaaataatttatatataggaaatttgtatatacatacacacacacacacacatatatatatatatttaaataattaatgttgtgatatataattacatttttttttattcattggcAAGAAAAGTCTcaagttattaataattctaaagaaaagaatttttacaaTGATATTTATCACTTGATTagataatttgatatttttgtattagtGATGTAATAGCGTTTTTTTCTACCGTTATATCTTCAGACTTTACCTTATCTTCCAAGTATTTAAGTAATCgagaacaattttctttttcatgatCTGCCATGAAATTTATAGCAAGATTAAATCTGTTACACGTACTTAGAGTAGTTAGAATTTCGATAATTGCTTTAATTTCTTCTGTATTCAAggaattttgtttttcgtacTCAAGACATACGTTAATAATATCGCAGAGGAAGAATGGGGGAATCTCGCTGTTGAATATTGTACTTTTTAAAATGTCCcttaaaaaagatagattatGTAACAATGTATTTcaatatgttttcttttttttttttttttacttttataagaACAGTAATGCATTACCTGGTATTATAAAGGTAAAAGAACTTTATTTTACTATCATTAGTATTTCTCCACATTtgaataaatgttttataattttttggaATTGTATTAGCAAATTCatcaagtttttctttaattagtTTCGTTCCATTTTCATATGTCGAAGTTAAAAATTCTGATTTATGATTTGTGCATATGGAATTCCATAATACTGCAGATTTagatttaatatcttttgGTTCTAGTGGTTTTAAATGAGCTGCATTTACCTATTAAATGCAAAAAGTATCACAAAAAATGCATGTAACATtgaatctttatttatttatctaatatttcttttcaatgacTTACCATTTGTCTAAAGTGTTCATAAGTAGGTACTCCCTGTTCCACTGCTCTGATTTTTGCATCATTTTGCAATTTATATAACTCATTCGCTTTAAGCTCTTTATACAACTCgtcttgtaatattttataatcgattgGTGATTTCAATATActcattttattcaaattattaacACAAATGTCAGCGAAATGTACAGTCTATATCTTGAGTCGGTAGAATGAGTAATAATAACCTATGTTTGGTAAAGATATAGTCTTTATTACTATGGTTACGCATAacagaaacatttttctttagcgATTTTATCAATACAGTTCAAGAATAAAGTATGTGTATTTTAAAGTAGATTACAATGCACAAGCATATTTTTAACAgcattgtaatataaaaatcttgcatatataatattatcaggAATTATTGCAAAGAATCTTTAGTAATGGTAATATCTGTTTCAGgcatcatatttttttctttcaatattttgcTTTGCATCCTTTTGTAGAATTTCTCATGCGTTCTCTTCATTTCAAggatttctttcatttcttccttaTCTTCCTCCTAAAATTTATCAGTATAATGcgtttaataagaaataagaacaaacaaatcatctgtaatatttaaaacgatCTACCGTTTGATTTAAACGCAATACTAATGCTCTTCGACCATCGGACATCGGTTGTGAATAgtccattaatttttttaatctttctgcAGGACTCACTCCTCTTTCGACTACCAAAACGATTCGCGCCCACTACAATTTTTAACAGATGTGATTTTAATCATCAACTCTGTATGAAACAatctgtatatgtaatatcaatttattattttttttccttttttttaataacgatccAAATATACCTGTCGTTGCCATTCGTTTCTTGTTTCAGCAATTTTTTGATAAGTATTTCCCATCATAGCAATTAACATGTTAACGAGTAAAATTGCAACAATTGCCATGTAAAGTACGAAAAGaagctataaaatataaaaaatataatagatatgttaataatatcgtactttttgtttcttctaatatataaaaactatttaatgcaaaagtattattttaatagtttattataaatattttttattttttactacttttattttctagcgTATATGAACATTGAAATGAAGCTTGTGTTTTGCGTAGTAATATCATAAAGAAGCCATTTAGAGATATGTAATATTCTGCATTCTTGCGGTGACATTACCTTGGCCTCTATTTCATGTTCTGTTCTTTCGAACGCTCCATAATAATCACCGAAATTCGTCATGCTCATAAGAAACATTGCCATGATACTCTCCATTGGAGATGGCATCGGATTAGTCGTTGAATCGTCGACGCCGTCCGGCGTATTAGGATTGTCAAAGGATAAGAATATGATGTAATAAGctagaattataaaaagagtAACACAGTTGTTAGTAGTTAACactatttctttcaaatataaaaaggtCAATTACGCAGATGTTCTCAACAGTTTCTTTTAATTggaataatgattatttatatagatcaaatattttatacatgtagaaaaaaaattgcatattAAAAAGGCACAGTTTTTAAACGAGTTTGATGAATTCCGTTTGCTGAGTAGGTTTGAAAGTCTACTTAAAAGTTAACACTATCTCTTTCAAATATTGAAAGGTCAATTTCGCTGGATGTTCTCAATTggaataatgattatttatgtgtttgtatatagatcaaattttttgtagatgtagaaaaaaagttatatattaaaaaggcGTGCCTTTTAAACGAATTCGATGAATTTCGTTCACCGAGTAGTTTTTAaagtttgtttaaaaaaaattctcaattttattatgtacattattttggaaacaaagaaatatatgtatatgtatatatatattttttttataaaattacctTGAGAAAAGCCCATAACAAATACCAAATAGATCGCAACGAATCTGAGAAGATCGCCCATGATCATTCTGTAAATCATAACGACGAATGGACCAACAGTTTTGAAGCCTctacaaaagaataaaaaataaggtGCTGTCGTTAACATAACGACGACAGCAAGCATGTCTTCGATTTCGTCGGCACAAGTTAATCTGAGTGCTGGAAACGAAAGTAAGAGACAACAGGAGAATAAAAACATTACTCGAGATGGTGCTGTCATCTGAAAACGAGatcgttattattacttttattgttaatttatattctagattttttcttctttttccttttgtccgcttaaaaaaagagaaggtaaTTTTCTTACGAGATTCTCAATGAACATATTCAATCCTAAAAATCTTGCTTCCCTTAACGCAGCGGCGATATAAAGAACAGCAGCAATCTCCATGAATATCTCGGctattaaacgaatttttccTGATACAGAATTTAAGTGCATTAATCTGCATTCTTCTGTAAATGTTCGCCACCTGTTTGCAATTACGTTGAATTAAAAACTATCACTTTATAATGGAATAATCGATctcaacattttctttttttttctctctttttttcttctttacaactacttcttttttctcgaacaTTTtacagaatatttattttattttattatatgtgtattacttaatatatatcttgttaTTGATATGAAATTCTTAATCTCTAAATCAattgaaattttgtataattagtGTTTATAATCCGACGGAAAATTAAGgcttgtatgtatatgtaagttatataacacacacatacatacatatatattttatttttagtttattgtcgacattttgataaatatatttaattttacttacCAACTTTTTTTGCTGCTGATTTCAGTAACACCGTTGATATTACTTCCCCTTATCGTAGAATTAAGTTTAAGTAAATCATCGATCGTATTGATGCGATTAGTTGTGTTAATATTTTGATGAATTTCATTGTACAAAGTACGATTAGTATGATTAGCAAAACTTGTATCGAATTGATCTAATGTATCATTTTCCTCTATCATTGATGATAATATTGGTAACAAAGCATCCTTTAGTAACGATGTCACATTCGACATTAATTGCAAGGAAATCTTATCGAGAACGTTGTTCGAATTTTTCGTAAATCTTGTCTTCGATATCAAGCTCGTTGTTAgatttttaacgatcgattcgGAGATATCACCAATTTGcaatgattttaaaattcGTGTTGTTTCCACTGTCATTGGATAGGAGGAAATATTTAAAGTTGGATCGGTAGTTGTAATAGTCGTTGTTGCAGCAGAATTTTCCAATGTCCATGATGGTCCAGGACGTAACGTGAAACTTATTAGAGATAGAATGAAGTAGAAACAGAATAGATAAAATTGTTGATAAAATCTATAagaatcattgaaaatattaatatatacttttcacgttgaaaaatgtatgaacTTTTAATTACTGACCGATCTTTAACGAATGTATTCCATTTGGCATTTAAAAGATCAACCAGAGTACCATCCAATAATTCAAGATGCTCGTCTTTGTCCTGTAAAAAGAATAGTACTGTAATCgtacacatttttttattgtaatcgttcgttacattttatatataaaattttattaaaacctACGCCAAAAACAACTAGATTTAGAGCAGAATTGTGACTTATATGTCCTGTGTTCACGTCTATCGTATCGACTTGTGATAAAGGATAAGCCGCACACGTTATACTTCCAATTTGccaataaatttctctttcaatatttaaaatgtgAAAGAACATTTCGACTCTTCCCAATTTTGCTGACAATGTTAATGGTGTTAAATGTTGAACGTTCCTGATAGACAATGATGCACCTACTTCGTAAGCCATGTCAAAAGTCgtctgaaaatttttttcatagttaaattatttttattagttatgatattataattattaatacgagTTAGTCTATGTTTCGCGCCTGGAAGTAGGCAATGGTTCATTCTTAGTCGATAATGTAGCTAACTGTTGCTATATATTCATAAAGGGATAGGCAACCCGTTTTACATACTTCTGTGGTCACATTGCCTATCGAAGGGaccaaagaaaatttttttaccgACATAAGACAACtagtaattaaattatcgaCAATGTATGAAGTATTGTCTGTATGCAGGCgcaatatttaacattttcattaacaattatagaaaaatgataaataaatataactaataattaataatcttaaaaaaagtaaaataaactttaccaatttttcataaatgaCGAGCATATGTAATACAGTATTTCCATTCGTGTCTTGTTTATCAGGATCGGCACCTCTGGCTAATATGAGTCTATAACATTCCTCTTGACCTAGACATGCTGCAAAATTGAGAGGATATTCTCCCCAATAAACGTATCTGATAAAAAATGCATCGAAGTTCagtaaaaattatcgattgtttttttaaatgtatcacttttagatttaatatatgtacCCGCTATAATTTGTTTCTGGGGCAACGCAAACCC
Above is a window of Vespula vulgaris chromosome 4, iyVesVulg1.1, whole genome shotgun sequence DNA encoding:
- the LOC127063477 gene encoding coiled-coil domain-containing protein 103, giving the protein MSILKSPIDYKILQDELYKELKANELYKLQNDAKIRAVEQGVPTYEHFRQMVNAAHLKPLEPKDIKSKSAVLWNSICTNHKSEFLTSTYENGTKLIKEKLDEFANTIPKNYKTFIQMWRNTNDSKIKFFYLYNTRDILKSTIFNSEIPPFFLCDIINVCLEYEKQNSLNTEEIKAIIEILTTLSTCNRFNLAINFMADHEKENCSRLLKYLEDKVKSEDITVEKNAITSLIQKYQII
- the LOC127063216 gene encoding transient receptor potential cation channel subfamily V member 5, with the translated sequence MGNTESNVSSSVKKQTDTSSIVLYKFVDLKGGGLFVDMMKRATQTKQFAELDHALRTKVEPFLYNKGKGKWIPVEKLVLFRNKDRPRHKMLPALKAMENPADYDINKDLNDEDVDESKIDKSKHRLVCWSLSERGAVGETILHLCMLHATAIHADLAKRLLRFYPNLINDIYISDEYYGENVLHIAIVNEDPAMVKYLLDCGADVHERCFGNFMSPEDQKASRYDSLEHEWVCVAPETNYSGYVYWGEYPLNFAACLGQEECYRLILARGADPDKQDTNGNTVLHMLVIYEKLTTFDMAYEVGASLSIRNVQHLTPLTLSAKLGRVEMFFHILNIEREIYWQIGSITCAAYPLSQVDTIDVNTGHISHNSALNLVVFGDKDEHLELLDGTLVDLLNAKWNTFVKDRFYQQFYLFCFYFILSLISFTLRPGPSWTLENSAATTTITTTDPTLNISSYPMTVETTRILKSLQIGDISESIVKNLTTSLISKTRFTKNSNNVLDKISLQLMSNVTSLLKDALLPILSSMIEENDTLDQFDTSFANHTNRTLYNEIHQNINTTNRINTIDDLLKLNSTIRGSNINGVTEISSKKSWWRTFTEECRLMHLNSVSGKIRLIAEIFMEIAAVLYIAAALREARFLGLNMFIENLMTAPSRVMFLFSCCLLLSFPALRLTCADEIEDMLAVVVMLTTAPYFLFFCRGFKTVGPFVVMIYRMIMGDLLRFVAIYLVFVMGFSQAYYIIFLSFDNPNTPDGVDDSTTNPMPSPMESIMAMFLMSMTNFGDYYGAFERTEHEIEAKLLFVLYMAIVAILLVNMLIAMMGNTYQKIAETRNEWQRQWARIVLVVERGVSPAERLKKLMDYSQPMSDGRRALVLRLNQTEEDKEEMKEILEMKRTHEKFYKRMQSKILKEKNMMPETDITITKDSLQ